A region of Rubrobacter calidifluminis DNA encodes the following proteins:
- a CDS encoding ATP-binding cassette domain-containing protein, whose amino-acid sequence MKETTPILEARGVSKYFGKVVALEDVSMGVRSGEVMCLLGDNGAGKSTLIKILSGVHRPDRGSILVNGEEVVFDSPRDAISHGIATVYQDLAMIPLMGISRNFFIGREPVKRVGPFKMFDAARADRITREELRKIGIELRDTSQPVATLSGGERQSVAIARAVYFGAKVLILDEPTSALGVKQAAIVLRYIARTREQGIGVIFISHNVHHAYAIGDRFTVLNHGRSMGTFEREEISIDELERMMAGGAELERLSAELQKMGSEPPAGERPE is encoded by the coding sequence ATGAAAGAGACGACGCCCATCCTGGAGGCGAGGGGGGTCTCCAAGTACTTCGGCAAGGTCGTGGCGCTCGAGGACGTCTCGATGGGGGTGAGATCCGGGGAGGTGATGTGCCTGCTCGGGGACAACGGGGCGGGCAAGTCCACCCTGATCAAGATCCTCTCCGGCGTCCACCGGCCCGACCGTGGTTCGATCCTGGTCAACGGCGAGGAGGTCGTCTTCGACTCGCCGCGCGACGCCATAAGCCACGGCATCGCCACCGTCTACCAGGATCTGGCGATGATCCCGCTGATGGGCATCTCGCGCAACTTCTTCATCGGGCGGGAGCCGGTAAAGAGGGTGGGGCCGTTCAAGATGTTCGACGCGGCCAGAGCCGACCGCATCACCCGCGAGGAGCTCCGGAAGATCGGCATAGAGCTGCGCGATACCTCCCAGCCGGTCGCCACGCTCTCCGGCGGCGAGCGGCAGTCGGTGGCGATAGCCCGTGCGGTCTACTTCGGGGCGAAGGTCCTGATCCTCGACGAGCCGACCAGCGCCCTCGGGGTGAAGCAGGCGGCGATAGTTCTGCGCTACATCGCCCGCACCCGCGAGCAGGGCATAGGCGTCATCTTCATCAGCCACAACGTACACCACGCCTACGCCATAGGCGACCGGTTCACCGTCCTCAACCACGGGCGCAGCATGGGCACCTTCGAACGCGAAGAGATCAGCATAGACGAGCTCGAGCGGATGATGGCCGGGGGCGCGGAGCTCGAGAGGCTGAGCGCCGAGCTGCAGAAGATGGGGTCCGAGCCGCCGGCGGGCGAGAGACCCGAGTGA
- a CDS encoding ABC transporter permease codes for MAQTATADERVRQVGILRRWLTRPELAAVAGAILVFAFFAIVAGDSGFLTLGGTASYLEVAAQLGVVTVPVSLLMIAGEFDLSVGSMVGAAGMLIALGVTQFGWPLWLSIAAAIVFAALVGLFNGYVVIKTRLHSFIVTLGMLFALRGLTIGFTRLITSRTQIGGLDSATHGSPLRPIFAGTVGGFPVSIIWWLVLAAIGTWVLQRTVFGNWTFGAGGDPDAARNVGVPVDRVKMTLFVCTAVSAALLAAIQVLAAGSADVLRGENLELQAIAASVIGGVLLTGGYGSVVGALFGALIFGMVQQGIFFTGVNTDWFLVFVGVMLLVAVLFNNYIRKRASEAR; via the coding sequence ATGGCGCAGACAGCTACGGCCGATGAGAGGGTACGTCAGGTAGGTATTTTGCGCAGGTGGCTCACCCGGCCGGAGCTCGCGGCGGTCGCCGGGGCAATCCTGGTCTTCGCGTTCTTCGCGATCGTCGCCGGGGACTCTGGTTTTCTGACGCTCGGGGGGACGGCGAGCTACCTGGAGGTCGCGGCGCAGCTCGGGGTCGTGACCGTTCCGGTCTCGCTCCTGATGATCGCCGGGGAGTTCGACCTCTCGGTGGGCTCGATGGTCGGGGCGGCGGGGATGCTGATCGCGCTCGGGGTGACGCAGTTCGGATGGCCGCTGTGGCTCTCGATAGCGGCGGCGATCGTCTTTGCGGCCCTGGTGGGGCTGTTCAACGGGTACGTGGTCATAAAGACCAGGCTCCACTCGTTCATCGTGACGCTGGGGATGCTCTTCGCACTGCGGGGGCTGACGATCGGGTTCACCCGTCTCATAACCAGCCGCACCCAGATAGGCGGGCTCGATTCCGCGACGCACGGCAGTCCCCTGCGGCCGATCTTCGCCGGGACGGTGGGGGGATTCCCGGTTTCGATCATCTGGTGGCTGGTCCTGGCCGCGATAGGGACCTGGGTGTTGCAGAGGACGGTCTTCGGCAACTGGACGTTCGGGGCCGGCGGGGACCCGGACGCGGCGCGCAACGTCGGGGTGCCGGTCGACCGGGTGAAGATGACGCTCTTCGTGTGCACGGCGGTCTCCGCGGCGCTTCTGGCGGCGATACAGGTTCTTGCGGCCGGTTCTGCGGACGTGCTGCGGGGAGAGAACCTGGAGCTGCAGGCGATAGCCGCCTCGGTCATAGGCGGGGTGCTGCTGACGGGGGGTTACGGCTCGGTGGTGGGCGCGCTCTTCGGGGCGCTCATCTTCGGCATGGTGCAGCAGGGCATCTTCTTCACCGGCGTCAACACCGACTGGTTTTTGGTCTTCGTCGGGGTGATGCTGCTGGTGGCCGTGCTGTTCAACAACTACATCCGCAAGCGGGCTTCGGAGGCCAGGTGA
- a CDS encoding sugar ABC transporter substrate-binding protein, which translates to MIEDSAERGSFSRRDFLKAGGVGIAGAAILGAAGCGGSQQGSSSKSNGKQGLVSRGDIHIEFISHGPASDPFWSVVINGINQAEKDLGVSVKYRAPDTYSVPQIQQNFDSAIASNPSGIAATVADVSAFGPKVKKAVSKGIPVVMLNAGLDAWQKLGALNYVGQTEYQAGVEAGKKMAQSGVKSALVINHQQGVVTLDQRFEGFKKGIGGNARQIAVNGNDPTAVRNGVKTALKQNPGVDGLLTLGPQGALPTLQALKGNNRIKFATFDLAPEILRAVRDGRMLFAIDQQQFLQGYLPVAFLTTYVQYLLHPIGVVPTGPAFVTKDNAQKVISLSKEGIR; encoded by the coding sequence TTGATCGAGGACAGCGCAGAGCGCGGGAGCTTCAGCCGCAGGGATTTCCTGAAGGCTGGCGGGGTGGGTATCGCGGGAGCCGCGATACTCGGGGCAGCCGGTTGCGGAGGCTCGCAGCAGGGCTCCAGCAGCAAGAGCAATGGCAAGCAGGGGCTCGTCAGCCGCGGAGACATCCACATCGAGTTCATCAGCCACGGCCCGGCCTCCGATCCGTTCTGGTCGGTGGTGATCAACGGCATAAACCAGGCCGAGAAGGATCTCGGGGTGAGCGTGAAGTACCGGGCCCCGGATACCTACAGCGTCCCTCAGATCCAGCAGAACTTCGATTCTGCGATAGCCTCGAACCCGAGCGGGATCGCAGCCACCGTCGCGGACGTCAGCGCGTTCGGCCCGAAGGTGAAAAAGGCGGTGAGCAAAGGCATCCCGGTGGTGATGCTCAACGCCGGGCTCGATGCCTGGCAGAAGCTCGGCGCGCTCAACTACGTGGGGCAGACCGAGTACCAGGCCGGGGTCGAGGCCGGGAAGAAGATGGCCCAATCCGGGGTGAAGTCGGCGCTCGTCATAAACCACCAGCAGGGTGTCGTCACGCTGGACCAGCGGTTCGAGGGCTTCAAGAAGGGCATCGGCGGCAACGCCAGGCAGATCGCGGTCAACGGCAACGACCCCACCGCGGTGCGCAACGGGGTGAAGACCGCCCTCAAGCAGAACCCGGGCGTCGACGGGCTGCTCACGCTGGGACCGCAGGGTGCCCTGCCGACCCTGCAGGCGCTCAAGGGCAACAACAGGATAAAATTTGCCACCTTCGACCTGGCTCCGGAGATCCTCCGGGCGGTGAGGGACGGCAGGATGCTCTTCGCTATAGACCAGCAGCAGTTCCTGCAGGGGTACCTGCCGGTGGCCTTCCTGACCACCTACGTGCAGTATCTGCTGCACCCGATAGGCGTCGTGCCGACCGGTCCGGCGTTCGTCACCAAAGACAACGCGCAGAAGGTGATCAGCCTGAGCAAGGAAGGTATCCGCTAG
- a CDS encoding sugar ABC transporter substrate-binding protein gives MSGERETSRMEISRRDLLRAGGVGIAGTVLLGAAGCGGSQQASSSKSGGKQGLVSRGDIHIEMPTHMIPPDPNTAIMQNGAEQAARDMGVSVKFRGPDQFSMPQIRQIFESSIASNPSGIAATLPDASALGPEIRKAVNKGIPVVLFNAGLDHWKQLGALTYFGQTEYEAGVEAGKRMAQAGVKSALVINHQQGQLTLETRYRGVKKGLGGSVKEVAVDGSDPTAMRNGTASALKQNPDVDGLITLGPEAAVQALRAIKSVGRSGQVKAATFDISPEVLKDVRDGNLLFAIDQQMFLQTYLSVVTLTTYIQYLLSPVSAVPTGPDFVIRDMADKFIKLSRQGIH, from the coding sequence ATGAGCGGGGAAAGGGAGACGAGCCGGATGGAGATAAGCCGCAGGGATCTGCTGCGGGCCGGAGGGGTGGGTATTGCCGGGACTGTGCTGCTCGGAGCGGCCGGATGCGGAGGCTCGCAGCAGGCGAGTAGCTCGAAGTCCGGCGGAAAACAGGGGCTCGTCAGCCGTGGCGACATACATATAGAGATGCCGACCCACATGATACCTCCAGACCCCAACACTGCGATAATGCAAAACGGAGCGGAGCAGGCCGCGAGAGACATGGGCGTCAGCGTGAAATTCCGGGGGCCGGACCAGTTCAGCATGCCCCAGATACGCCAGATCTTCGAGTCCTCGATAGCTTCCAACCCCAGCGGCATCGCCGCGACGCTGCCCGATGCCAGCGCGCTGGGACCCGAGATCCGCAAGGCTGTAAACAAGGGTATACCCGTAGTGCTTTTCAACGCCGGGCTGGATCACTGGAAGCAGCTCGGGGCTCTGACTTACTTCGGCCAGACGGAGTACGAGGCCGGCGTAGAGGCCGGAAAGCGGATGGCGCAGGCGGGCGTGAAGTCGGCGCTCGTCATCAACCACCAGCAGGGCCAGCTCACGCTGGAGACGAGGTACAGGGGGGTCAAGAAGGGGCTCGGCGGCAGCGTGAAGGAGGTGGCGGTGGACGGATCGGATCCCACCGCCATGCGCAACGGGACGGCCAGCGCGCTCAAGCAGAACCCGGACGTGGACGGGCTCATAACACTCGGCCCCGAGGCCGCCGTGCAGGCGTTAAGGGCGATCAAATCGGTCGGCCGGAGCGGCCAGGTCAAGGCCGCAACCTTCGATATCTCGCCCGAGGTGCTTAAGGACGTGCGCGACGGCAACCTGCTGTTCGCCATAGACCAGCAGATGTTCCTGCAGACCTACCTCTCGGTCGTCACCCTGACGACCTACATCCAGTACCTGCTTTCTCCGGTGAGCGCGGTGCCTACGGGTCCGGACTTCGTGATCAGAGACATGGCGGACAAGTTCATCAAGCTGAGCAGGCAAGGCATCCACTAA
- a CDS encoding sugar phosphate isomerase/epimerase family protein, producing MRGGGHIAGAPVSWGVIEIPDWGYQMPVGRVLEEAASLGLEAMEAGPEGFLPDDPAEVRAKLAEHGLSLVGGFVPAVLHRPEVLEEELSFVERRARFFEAAGAGVIVLAASTGSESYEKAVELDEGGWRALFEGLSRVEEIADRHGLAVALHPHYGTVIETDEALWRFLEGSETGLCLDTGHLVIGGSDPVEVARRSARRVKLVHLKDVDRSLAERVANRELSFKEAAGRGMFRPLGEGDVDVGGVVRHLEEGGYPGWYVLEQDTVVDCEPEVGDGPIENVRKSLSYLQGELEKEAGK from the coding sequence ATGAGAGGTGGAGGGCACATCGCGGGTGCGCCCGTGTCGTGGGGGGTCATCGAGATCCCGGACTGGGGGTACCAGATGCCCGTCGGGAGGGTGCTCGAGGAGGCCGCCTCGCTCGGCCTCGAGGCGATGGAGGCCGGTCCGGAGGGCTTCTTGCCGGACGACCCTGCCGAGGTCAGAGCGAAGCTGGCCGAACATGGCTTGAGCCTCGTGGGGGGCTTCGTCCCCGCCGTGCTGCACAGGCCGGAGGTTTTGGAGGAGGAGCTCTCGTTCGTCGAGCGGCGGGCGCGCTTCTTCGAGGCGGCCGGCGCCGGGGTGATCGTCCTCGCCGCCTCCACCGGTTCGGAGAGCTACGAGAAGGCCGTCGAACTGGACGAGGGTGGCTGGAGGGCGCTCTTCGAAGGGCTATCGAGGGTGGAGGAGATCGCCGACCGGCACGGCCTCGCGGTGGCGCTGCACCCCCACTACGGGACCGTCATCGAGACCGACGAGGCGCTCTGGCGCTTTCTGGAGGGCTCGGAGACGGGGCTGTGCCTGGACACCGGGCACCTTGTCATAGGGGGCAGCGACCCGGTCGAGGTGGCGAGGAGGAGCGCACGTAGGGTGAAGCTCGTCCACCTCAAGGACGTGGACCGGAGCCTGGCGGAACGGGTCGCAAACAGAGAGCTCAGCTTCAAGGAGGCGGCCGGGCGTGGTATGTTCCGGCCCCTCGGCGAGGGGGACGTCGACGTGGGCGGGGTGGTGCGCCACCTGGAAGAGGGTGGTTACCCGGGCTGGTACGTGCTTGAGCAGGACACCGTCGTGGATTGCGAACCTGAGGTTGGCGATGGTCCCATAGAGAACGTGCGCAAGAGCCTTTCGTACCTTCAGGGAGAGCTGGAAAAGGAGGCAGGGAAATGA
- a CDS encoding Gfo/Idh/MocA family oxidoreductase — protein sequence MSVDNREKVRVGIVGVGAMGTRHADNLHCLVTGAEVTGVTDVDKARATAVAARCGAKVFEDEQALLEGVDAVVIASPGDTHAELVLECLRRGRPVLCEKPLATSPDDARRIVEAEVELGRRLVQVGFMRRYDRRHLEVKRIASEGSLGRPLLFKGVHRNPEVPPHWDSEFVIFDAAVHDLDSARWMTGREVEEVYVRGVHNSSTLNDDTLDLQLIQLVMADGCLGTIEVFVTADYGYEVGAELVCELGSVQTTLPADAVVRRSGAASRGVHGGFLERFPEAYVAEVRDWVKAIRDGRPPGGASAWDGYMSALATASCAASLHSGRPERIPYVERPELYEEGLGVSR from the coding sequence ATGAGCGTCGATAACCGGGAGAAAGTTCGTGTCGGGATCGTCGGCGTGGGAGCGATGGGCACCAGACACGCGGACAACCTCCATTGCCTGGTGACCGGTGCCGAGGTGACTGGGGTAACCGACGTCGACAAAGCGAGGGCCACGGCGGTCGCCGCCCGCTGTGGTGCGAAGGTCTTTGAGGACGAACAGGCTCTCCTCGAGGGCGTGGACGCGGTGGTCATTGCCTCTCCCGGCGACACCCACGCCGAGCTGGTCCTGGAGTGCCTGCGGCGGGGCAGGCCGGTCTTGTGCGAGAAGCCCCTGGCAACCAGCCCGGATGACGCCCGCCGGATCGTCGAAGCAGAGGTCGAGCTGGGAAGGAGACTGGTGCAGGTCGGGTTCATGCGTCGCTACGACCGGCGACACCTCGAGGTGAAGCGGATAGCCTCAGAAGGTTCCCTCGGCCGTCCTCTGCTGTTCAAGGGGGTGCACCGCAACCCGGAGGTGCCGCCGCACTGGGACTCCGAGTTCGTCATCTTCGACGCCGCCGTGCATGATCTGGACTCGGCCCGCTGGATGACGGGCCGGGAGGTAGAAGAGGTTTACGTGCGCGGCGTACACAACAGCTCCACTTTGAACGACGACACCCTCGATCTCCAGCTCATACAGCTCGTGATGGCTGATGGGTGTCTGGGGACGATAGAGGTCTTCGTCACGGCAGATTATGGCTACGAGGTCGGAGCGGAGCTCGTCTGTGAGCTGGGTTCCGTGCAGACTACCCTCCCGGCCGATGCTGTGGTGCGCCGGTCGGGTGCTGCCTCCCGCGGAGTCCACGGAGGCTTTCTCGAACGCTTCCCCGAGGCGTATGTCGCCGAGGTCCGGGACTGGGTGAAGGCGATCAGAGACGGCAGGCCCCCCGGCGGGGCGAGCGCGTGGGACGGCTACATGTCTGCCCTTGCGACTGCAAGTTGCGCCGCCTCGCTGCACTCAGGGAGACCCGAGCGCATTCCGTACGTGGAACGTCCCGAACTCTACGAAGAAGGCCTGGGGGTGTCCCGATGA